A part of Rhodospirillaceae bacterium genomic DNA contains:
- a CDS encoding pyruvate, phosphate dikinase — protein MRLGKPKARWVYAFGGGHAQGNAGMKDLLGGKGANLAEMSNLVLPVPPGFTISTEACTYYYANGSAYPETLVKEASRALRRVEKIARAKFGSGKNPLLLSVRSGARASMPGMMDTVLNIGLNDETVVQLAASSGDRRFAYDSYRRFLQMYGDVVLGVPHYRFEDLLDLYKEERDLTLDTDLGAEDWEAVVLLFKQKIEEIRGAPFPQVPMDQLWGAIGAVFGSWMNKRAITYRRIHGISEAWGTAINVQAMVFGNMGADCATGVAFTRNPSTGEKTFYGEFLPNAQGEDVVAGIRTPQPMTTAARLLFGGERPSLEESMPDVYAQLATICDRLESHYRDMQDIEFTIQRKKLWMLQTRTGKRTMAAALKIAVDMAEEGLITHEEAIRRIDPAALDQLLHPTLDPDAEQQVIATGLPASPGAASGRLVFTADEAERDAARGHDVILARVETSPEDIHGMHAAVGILTSRGGLTSHAAVVARGMGRVCVSGAGEIRIDAKAGEMRTPDHVLKRGDVVTLDGTKGRVLLGKIAMRHPELSGDFATLMGWADKIRRLRVRANAETPHDARIARQFGAEGIGLCRTEHMFFDKERILAVREMIFVEDAQARKVALAKIQPMQRDDFIEIFRIMAGLPVTIRLLDPPLHEFLPKTEPEQMELAERLGVDLAAIRARADQLYEVNPMLGHRGCRLGITTPEIYEMQARAIFEAGLAAAKETGEAVALEIMIPLVATREEFDFIKTRIDRVAVETAYGRPYHVGTMIELPRAALRAGDIARSAEFFSFGTNDLTQTVFGISRDDAGAFLKTYLEKEILTRDPFATLDREGVGELIRIAVERGRAVRDDLCFGVCGEHGGDPASIDFFERVGLDYVSCSPYRVPIARLAAARAVLDAR, from the coding sequence ATGAGGCTGGGAAAGCCAAAAGCCCGGTGGGTTTACGCCTTTGGGGGCGGTCACGCGCAAGGCAATGCCGGGATGAAGGATTTGCTCGGCGGCAAGGGGGCGAATCTTGCCGAGATGAGCAACCTTGTCCTGCCGGTTCCGCCCGGCTTTACGATCTCGACGGAAGCGTGCACCTATTATTACGCGAACGGCAGCGCCTATCCGGAGACTCTGGTGAAAGAGGCGTCGCGCGCCCTGCGCCGGGTTGAGAAAATCGCCAGGGCAAAATTCGGCTCCGGGAAAAATCCGCTCCTTCTTTCCGTCCGTTCCGGCGCGCGTGCGTCCATGCCCGGCATGATGGATACGGTTTTGAACATCGGCCTCAACGACGAGACGGTTGTGCAACTAGCGGCGTCAAGCGGCGATCGCCGTTTTGCCTATGACAGTTACCGGCGCTTTCTCCAGATGTATGGCGACGTTGTGCTGGGCGTTCCCCATTACCGGTTTGAGGATTTGCTGGACCTTTACAAAGAGGAACGCGACCTCACCCTCGATACGGATCTGGGGGCGGAAGACTGGGAGGCCGTCGTCCTTCTTTTTAAGCAAAAAATCGAGGAAATACGTGGTGCGCCCTTTCCCCAGGTGCCCATGGATCAGCTTTGGGGCGCCATCGGCGCCGTGTTCGGCAGCTGGATGAACAAACGCGCCATCACCTATCGTCGCATTCACGGCATTTCGGAAGCCTGGGGAACGGCGATCAACGTGCAGGCGATGGTGTTTGGCAACATGGGGGCGGATTGCGCGACCGGCGTTGCTTTTACGCGCAACCCGTCAACGGGCGAAAAAACGTTTTACGGCGAATTTCTGCCGAATGCCCAGGGCGAAGATGTTGTCGCCGGCATTCGCACGCCCCAGCCCATGACAACGGCGGCGCGGCTTCTCTTCGGGGGCGAGCGTCCCTCGCTTGAGGAATCCATGCCGGATGTTTACGCGCAGCTTGCCACCATCTGCGACCGTCTGGAATCCCACTACCGCGACATGCAGGACATCGAATTTACGATCCAGCGGAAAAAGCTCTGGATGCTGCAGACCCGCACCGGCAAGCGAACGATGGCGGCGGCCTTAAAGATTGCTGTCGACATGGCGGAAGAAGGCCTGATTACCCATGAAGAGGCGATCCGCCGGATCGACCCGGCCGCCCTCGATCAGCTTCTGCACCCGACTCTGGATCCAGACGCCGAACAGCAGGTCATTGCGACGGGGCTTCCGGCCTCACCTGGGGCCGCGTCCGGCAGGCTTGTCTTTACGGCGGACGAAGCCGAACGCGATGCCGCGCGCGGACATGACGTCATCCTTGCGCGCGTCGAGACAAGCCCGGAGGACATTCACGGCATGCATGCCGCCGTTGGCATTCTGACCTCCCGGGGCGGGCTGACCAGCCACGCGGCGGTCGTTGCGCGCGGCATGGGGCGCGTTTGCGTTTCCGGGGCCGGTGAAATCCGGATCGATGCGAAGGCCGGTGAAATGCGGACCCCGGACCATGTGTTGAAGCGTGGCGATGTGGTGACGCTCGACGGCACGAAAGGCCGCGTCCTGCTCGGCAAAATTGCCATGCGGCACCCGGAACTTTCCGGGGACTTTGCAACCCTGATGGGCTGGGCCGATAAAATCCGCCGGTTGCGCGTGCGTGCGAACGCGGAAACGCCTCACGATGCCAGAATTGCCCGTCAGTTTGGTGCGGAGGGCATCGGCCTTTGCCGGACCGAACATATGTTCTTCGACAAGGAACGCATTCTTGCCGTCCGCGAGATGATCTTCGTCGAGGATGCACAGGCCCGCAAAGTGGCTTTGGCGAAAATTCAGCCCATGCAGCGGGATGATTTTATCGAAATCTTTCGGATCATGGCGGGGCTTCCGGTGACCATTCGCTTGTTGGACCCGCCGCTCCATGAATTTCTTCCAAAGACCGAACCGGAACAGATGGAACTTGCCGAACGCCTTGGCGTGGACCTTGCCGCGATTCGCGCGCGCGCGGATCAGCTCTACGAGGTGAACCCGATGCTGGGGCATCGCGGTTGTCGCCTTGGCATTACCACGCCGGAAATTTACGAGATGCAGGCGCGCGCGATTTTCGAAGCCGGCCTTGCCGCCGCGAAGGAAACAGGCGAGGCGGTGGCGCTGGAAATTATGATCCCGCTTGTGGCGACGCGCGAGGAGTTTGATTTTATCAAGACGCGGATCGATCGGGTCGCGGTCGAGACGGCCTATGGGCGACCCTACCATGTCGGTACGATGATCGAATTGCCGCGCGCTGCCTTGCGTGCCGGTGACATTGCCAGATCAGCGGAATTTTTCAGTTTCGGTACGAACGATCTGACCCAGACGGTTTTTGGCATTTCACGCGACGATGCCGGCGCTTTCCTGAAGACCTATCTGGAAAAGGAAATTCTGACCCGGGATCCGTTCGCGACCCTGGACCGCGAAGGCGTCGGCGAATTGATCCGCATTGCCGTTGAACGTGGCCGCGCTGTTCGTGACGACCTTTGCTTCGGCGTCTGTGGCGAACATGGGGGCGATCCGGCCTCGATTGATTTTTTCGAACGTGTCGGCCTCGATTATGTTTCCTGCTCGCCCTACCGGGTGCCGATTGCACGGCTGGCGGCGGCGCGCGCGGTTCTGGACGCCCGCTAA
- a CDS encoding glycine cleavage system protein T — translation MPPSVTLLEARGILQIAGADTRSFLQGLMTTDINKASETRALYGALLTPQGKYLHDFFVAQMGDCVYLEAEKARLADLKKRLLLYKLRADILIADVTGEFRVYALFGEGALAALNLDATAGAARTFKGGCLYVDPRLAAAGTRAILPIGTTPDFEGFVAANFDKYDRFRIGLGLADGSRDLVPEKSLLLDYGFDELNGIDWKKGCYVGQEVTARMKHRGLSRKRLLPVTLAGKPPAPGTLVQLADRDVGTLTSVCGDIGLALLQLDAVEKAAQEGTALQAGAAQLTPTPPSWLRL, via the coding sequence ATGCCCCCTTCCGTCACCCTTCTTGAAGCCCGTGGAATTTTGCAAATTGCCGGTGCGGACACACGATCCTTCCTGCAAGGCCTGATGACGACCGACATCAACAAGGCATCTGAAACGCGCGCCCTTTATGGCGCCCTGCTGACGCCCCAGGGAAAATACCTCCATGATTTCTTCGTGGCACAGATGGGGGATTGCGTCTATCTGGAGGCTGAGAAGGCACGGCTTGCCGATTTAAAAAAGCGGCTGCTGCTTTACAAGCTGCGCGCAGACATTTTGATTGCCGACGTCACCGGGGAATTTCGCGTTTACGCGCTGTTTGGCGAGGGCGCCCTTGCCGCCCTTAACCTCGACGCAACAGCCGGCGCGGCGCGCACCTTCAAGGGCGGCTGTCTTTATGTTGACCCAAGGCTGGCGGCGGCGGGCACGCGCGCGATTTTGCCCATCGGCACCACGCCCGATTTCGAAGGTTTTGTTGCTGCCAATTTTGACAAATACGACCGTTTTCGCATTGGCCTTGGCCTTGCCGATGGCAGCCGCGATCTGGTGCCGGAAAAATCCCTGTTGCTGGATTACGGCTTTGACGAACTGAACGGCATCGACTGGAAAAAAGGCTGCTATGTCGGCCAGGAAGTGACGGCACGGATGAAACATCGCGGCCTAAGCCGCAAACGCCTGTTGCCAGTGACGCTTGCAGGCAAACCGCCTGCGCCCGGTACATTGGTGCAACTGGCGGACCGCGACGTGGGGACGTTGACATCGGTCTGCGGCGACATCGGCCTGGCGCTGCTGCAACTGGACGCGGTGGAAAAAGCGGCGCAGGAAGGCACTGCCTTGCAGGCTGGGGCGGCGCAGCTTACGCCAACGCCGCCTTCGTGGCTGCGGCTTTAG